The Lolium rigidum isolate FL_2022 chromosome 1, APGP_CSIRO_Lrig_0.1, whole genome shotgun sequence region gggtgatccatttattggattgccagtgactcttgatgttgaaatcaaacagaCGATGATCTGTCTAAGTTCGATGGTCAATTagttgtaggtgctaagtgtgtgggctaggctagaCTAGGACTTCATCTTTTGCTTGGATTTCTTCGGTTATGCACTTGTTTTGCATGGTCGATGTTCCCATAGGCTGATTTCCTAGagtctttacccatatttgcttgcaccaattggctttgtagccagatgatgacacaaacagggttttctacccttctgtgctcctgtgatgcattgtatgcttatttatgagcaaagcatgtgtttgctcaggttcttttgggtatacctcactccagctcctagaaaatgagtgttggtgtagaggattgcttctgtgatgcttggtttgcttgtccttctcctccttacaagcttatggtgctttactccatctggtACTTGCTCACAGCTGACAGTTCTTGGTGAAGCTGTCCCTGGATGGTTTACGATGGCTTGTGGTTcttctgttctaagtgttcttggtgttcttgatgaacttaccactgctgctgtcgatggatgaacaaatgactagggtttggctgcgaaaaggttttatatggtgcTCTCTTGCATCCCTGGTCGACAGACTCCTGCTTGTCCCTTTGGTGACTCATCGATGATGTGTGAGTGTGTGCTTGTGCCACATGCACACCCGGTggcttggtgttgagcatgcacacctgcTGTGTGtcttgcttgtgtgtgtgtgtaccagaTCCTGTGAACTTGGCTTTGGCGAGGATCAGCTCGGCGGCTCGATCATATCCCCTCCATTTGCTTTAtttgttaacctgccaagtggctttgccacttggcttaattctgtTTTTGGCTTTGATTTGTGCGGGGATCATCAATTGAGCAAAATGGACATGGAAttcatcatatacaagatcaagtgaagatgatcttgtagaatttagactaggatattaacttgtaatttttctttattttcctttcttctattctgcccatttatgtaatgtgttgtattattcttttatttcacttatgaatattgtaatgacattgtaatgtgtgtgatgatcaataaagctcaaagttttctctaaggagctttactttaataattgttcatcttgtttattattgattatttacttaatgaatttcctcaattgaattatttaaggtaattatttaatgtttgaatttgaaattcaaattcaaccttggtttgaattcaaccatgtcatatcatttagaattcaatcaagcaaactctccctctcttctcaaaaccctaagctagtgaagtgagatgcaagtttgtcgcactctcgaaaccctaacctcgtaaggtgtcgagagagaaacttgtcccccttcgatgcagtttttgtttaaaagcgcgaaatttccccagaatttactatgcaatgcacatccctttctaaaatctacccctcgatcgtctctaaacctgggacattacataaacctagactactgaccgcgtCTGGCTGCCGGCGGGCCTGCTGCTgcattgcctcccgccgctgctgacggtatgcacgccatcgctcttcccgggccgctgctgaggggtcggtgtcgacctgcgtttccgggactgcaagtggaggggacggcggtggagggaagtggccggcgccggggcggttcgccattgctgccggtggtggaggagacggcggtggagcgacgagggccgtgtttgttgccggcggggtgtggtggctaccgttgagccgggagaccttttatagacgtcggcgtcgggaagaaagcgcggaacagggcgagaagaggcgggaagatcgtgcgggaacgggcggtggcgtgcgaatgccggcgacgcgtggagggccgcgcggcaccgacgagacgtctcgccgcccctccgtcgccattaaggcaaagacgcCGCCGTGTGTCACCGCGCGCGCGAATaatttccgtcgcgaggtaggcgacggttaggttaaaattaactgtgccgctgacgggtcggccccgccactccccgcctcgcttttcgttgtgtccggcgtgcccggtgcgtcccctatgggacggggacggactcggggcgccggacaccgtatgggggcgcgccggacaaaaatgggctttgggggacgcggctggaacggtttttttgtctggcgcgccccaaatccctttggggacgctttggggacgcgactggagatgctctaagtcttcCATATATAAGTCCAAACGAATGTAAAATATCACCGCATCGTCCATCGTCGAGCTAGTACCTCAGCCGGGACCTTCCAAAACACCGGAAATTCTACCATCCAAATATAATCAAGCCACCACTTACTTCTAGATCCTTGAGTTGAAGAATGAAATACGTGTTACATGTGACAGAAGTAAATTTCTTACATTCTTATTATCCAAAAAGGTACTATATATTTTGCGGAAGGGGACTGATTACCTAGACAataaatatgcaaaaaaaaactgGTTGAAAAGTTTGAAGTCATTTTCCTGATTGTTGGGGAAGAGGtaggggaaatgcactttggctcataggagcatatgctcccattatgtgaatccacattttaaagtattaaaaaattctaaactaaatttttacatgtacatctagacattttatgttggtacacaagttttcaaaagaaaaaacatttttctgtggctcctgtaaaaaagacaaattttaatgttgtaacacgactacgtataggacatttttttgtcttttttgtacacaccacacaaaatgttatttttccacgaaaacttgtgaacgaacatatgatgtcacaatgtataagaaaaaatttatgtcagattttttttgacatttctaaaattgttttttattattttctataatgggtgcatatgcacgcgtatGCCAAAATGCCACCTCCAAGAGGTAGGAGGTGGAGTGGCAACCAGACCACAGTGGTGGCGCGAAAGCAACACCCTCTAGACACTAGCCAGTAGCCACTAGGAGAAGGCAACACAACACTCACACGAGTAGCTGACTCAGCGGGGTCTCGCACAATCCTCCCGGAGATAAGATCGAGAGCCGGACGTACGGGCGCCACCACAGGCTCTCCAGTCCCCGGTGGAGCTCTCCACCCTATAAATCCATTGCCGTCTCCCTTCCCCGCCTCGATGAGCACGGACACCAGTTGATTACACTACAGTGTAGCGCACTGCTGATTAATTTGGATAAGGAGGTCGAGAAGAGAGAATCAATGGCTACGTTTGCTGCTGCAGCCGTGTGTCTTCCACTTCCAGGCCGCGTCGCCGGAGCACGGCGTGGTGGGGGACGTTGTGTGGTGGCGCGGGCGTCTGCGACGAtggcgccggcggtggtggcggggAGGACGCACTATGAGGTTCTTGGTGTGGGAGCGGCCGCGAGCAGGGGGGAGATCAAGGCCGCGTACAGGCGCCTGGCGAGGGAGGTGCACCCGGACGCTGCTGGTGCCGGCGTCGGCAACGGCGACGAGGGGTTCATCCGGCTGCACGCGGCATACGCCACGCTCGCCGACCCCGACGAGCGTGCGCGGTACGACCGGGACGTTGTGGCACGGGCGGCCATGTTCAGGCGGGCGGCGACCGCGCCGGGGTTCCGGCGAAGGACGTGGGAGACGGACCAGTGCTGGTAGGACGGACGGACGGACAGGCACGCGTCGCTGCTCTCGGCCGTCTGGTGTCTGGTCCTGCAGGCGCGCATGGCGCGGCGTCGCGGTCGCCGGAGGAAAAGGTCGCTGCAGCTGCCACCCGCCGTCCAATCCGGATCGGATGGCCCAGAACGAGCGACGCTGACGCGGGGTCTGTGTGACTGACACTGCGAGAAGCGTTTTTTAGAAGCTTTCTTGTGCGTTATCAGCAGAATGCAGATGTGTAAATTAATTAGAGTAGTTGTTATCTACTGTAAGTTAATGGCTAAGTAAGGAATATACTACCAGCTCCTTGGGTTCTAGAAGGGATGACCATAGTACGATGGTAGACATTTCTTGGAGGCTGTCATTTTGATTCTAGAAGAAATTATGTTACAGAGTACAATAATATGCCGTCACTCCGAGTCTGGAAGAAAGTTACTTTCACAACTGAACCATGAGTACAATAGTAGGTGGTCACTTTGAGCCTGGAAGAAATTACCAAAGTATGATAATAAACCATCTCAGTAATATCTTAGAACTTGTTCTGATCGTCATTTCTTAGGCGGCAGGCAGAAAAAAAAAGTGAGAACAAAGTAAAAGAAAATGATCATTTTCCAAGGAGGAATAATCATGTTGATGACATGCGGGCCAAGAAACAAATACTCATTCCTTCCCAAAATAGGACACATATGGTTTTCAGTCAAAATCATGAAGTTTGACTAACTATACAGAAAATTATAAACATCTACGATACCAAATGTACACCTCACCCTCTTGAAGCTGCACGAGTTGATGCATACGAATGTGCATGACCAGAACCCATCCGATCCAAAGATCAAGGGGTGCCAAGAGCCAATCATGTAAATTTCCCGCGGAGAAGTCTAGAAATCGTCGGCTGCTAGATCGAGGAGAACAAACAACATGCAAATTCGCGACTTGGCATAAGAAGAGACAGGGCCACCATCTTATTTGATCAAGACTTTGAATAAGCTCCCATGCCTCCAACGCCGGTTTGAGCAGGGGCCAGTCACGGTGCCACCCTGAGTGGCCGATGAAACCGCCACCGCCTCGCCACGCCTCCAAGGCCGCCGCGTGAACGACTGGAGTCcccctccaccccctcctccgcCATTGGGAGCATGTGCTGGTTCTGACGGTGATGGCAGCAGTGGAGAGGGAGGATGCTGGAGGATTCCTCGGCGGTGGCGCTAGGGTTCATCCCCGAGTCACTAGGAAGGGGCCGATGCGGGGTCATGGAAAACGATACTCCGTATATCGAGTATCCTTAATTAACGAGTATTGTAAACCTGTAACAAATTATTACAAAAAATAAAAGGTAGAGCTGTACTGCTTTATtcttaaaaacaaaacaaaactacacGGCAGAGAAGACATTTTTGCCTTTTGTAAGTTCTGGGTGGTCCTGGTCTATCCAGTAGTGATAATCCaggagcagcaacttgctgccccAGGTTAGGCCCTCCATCTTATCATGATCATATCACACAATAATGCAAACACCTTTTCCCATATCCGTTTCCCAGTCACGTCCATGTCCGCCGCTCCTTTccgctccagctccagctccagctgGGCTGACATGCACACGCGCGGCGCCATCTTCTACGCGGCCGTCGCCGTCGGCGTCCCCATTGCGAGCGTGGTCGACATCTCCGACGACCCACCCATCCACCCAAACGCCGAATTGATCACACTCCCTCCATCACAGGTCTGCCGCCAGTAGCAAGGCTGGCTTCCTGTCGGCGCCGCCGTGTACAGCGCATGTGAGTGCGCCGTGCGGTGCACCGCCTACTTGCATACTTACGTGAGAGTGTTAGAAGGGGTGTTGAAATATACAGTACTAGCTACGCTGTGTATGAAGATGAACGACACAATTTCTTCCTGGTGATGGTTATCATCACGTCGAACAAGTGTCCTGGATCAGAAAAACAGACCCTGGCTCCTTTGCTCATGCCCAGTGTTATTATAAACTCGCGCAAATAAAAATAGATCAACCGAAAGAACAAGAACATACTTTATGTGAAAACCCCAAACGGGAAAAACCACGAAACGCACAACGACGGTCTCACTATAATTAgaggagtattacaatacacgagaggacaAATCCtctacatgctatcaatatggtgtATTTCTCTCTCATCTATTCTATGACTACATTGGACTATATAGGGgcaaacaactctctttcttAGCGGACACGAAATAGAGTTGTACTACGCTACGTCTAGCATGTTTGGCATGCCATAGTCCGTTAGGACTCCTTCCATGATACAACAGGTAAATAGATTTCGGATCATATTGAACAATCTCCACGTTGAACCGAAATCCCTTGCAACAGTCATAGATAGCATCTAACTCCTGAACTAAAGTCATCACAAATAAACCTTGTGCCTTGAAACGTTTCATACGACTAATAAACTTCTCTTGAAGTAAAATTGAGCAATCAATCTTGGGTCGTCAGCTATCAACAAAGCAGACAAACGAATATGGATCTTCCATAAAATCCAAAAGTCTGAGTCCGTGCCACTGATCTCAACAGAAAAAGAAACTCCTCAATCATCAAATGATATAAGTTATCATATCTCCTATGGTGCTTGAAAAAGCGCATAGCTCATAGTGCAACATCTTGATGCACATAACATTGCGAAGAACTCATCTCGTAGAATCTGAACGTGCTATAAATCAGAAAGCACAAACCTCGGCAAGAGTACTCATACAAGAGTATATGGTACGAATGGCATATGGTGCCAAACGCATGCACGTACATACAGCTTGAAATCGATCTGGTACTCCACCTTGATCCACGCGCGACGGTAGAATCAGACGAAGCAAACAggaataagagcatctctagctgtCTCCCCGGGAAAGCCCCTAGAAGCCCTTTTTtcgtccggatggacgaaaacggcccaatCGCCCCCCCGGATTctcgttttcgcccggatttggGCATTTATTCATTCGGGGAACCCAGTTCATCCCCGGCCCCCTGgagagcgctcggggagtccggaggaaacgaaagcgcgggaaacgtcgagaaaactacccgcgcggctggtggccccgacttgtcggcgagaaagGCCGATCGTCGTTCTCAACGCATCGTTTCCGCGCGctgaaaagcctgccgccggtcagtcttcgccgggcgcgtagcttccacgcggcgagttaatgccagCGCCTCGGTTTCACGCGTGTCGCCCTATATTTATCGCGGAACTACCGCGTCTGCACGCATTCACCACCTCTCTCCCCAATCCCATCGAGCGAACAATGGCGAACTTTGACGACggcgcggcgaacaacggcttcggccatcgttctctccaccaatgggaggggaggTTGCtgcacgcggcgggctaccccGTGCCTCCGGATTTCCACGTGCCCGGAGGGTG contains the following coding sequences:
- the LOC124684600 gene encoding chaperone protein dnaJ 11, chloroplastic-like; this translates as MATFAAAAVCLPLPGRVAGARRGGGRCVVARASATMAPAVVAGRTHYEVLGVGAAASRGEIKAAYRRLAREVHPDAAGAGVGNGDEGFIRLHAAYATLADPDERARYDRDVVARAAMFRRAATAPGFRRRTWETDQCW